The following are encoded together in the Chaetodon trifascialis isolate fChaTrf1 chromosome 3, fChaTrf1.hap1, whole genome shotgun sequence genome:
- the LOC139329135 gene encoding rootletin isoform X3 gives MSAAENLDTDSNKLESVIQRLEESVLSEEKRLTVRGPSPDDPPTCLPARVREIVTKNLSDGSGAMSSVMSLQEENRVLQGELARLEDLLAHSRADRDELAIKYGAISERLEQALRFETGDGDHDSPESRSLAQQNVDLRRRLDEEQAAYKRKLTAYQEGQQRQAQLVQKLQAKVLQYKKRCGDLEQMLQERSSELEKHRLSSHSDTSNGRHQDESSSNLEDALIRLEEEQQRSSSLSAVNAMLREQLEQAGLANEALSQDIRRLTADWTKAREELEQKESDWRREEESFHSYFSSEHSRLLMLWRQVVGFRRHVCEMKSATERDLSDMRNELARASHSAQVSCSGLSATLHSREGGAALALEREKALRVQLEQQLRDRVAEMMSLQTRTDAERSELNFRLSDSVREGERLKGQIEEKEREIVVLMRRLEEQSGNDETDMQVLRSHTETLLDTLRDIAQTMVSDGESSSEADQDNSGAPLLALIHSSSPRRSSSPRRSTSPSRPSPLAPLPDSVLSALRSAVTNKTLQLQDVRGRLISAQSSIQQLRKQLSETDSAKRDAEQRNQALQRERDAAQRERETTQREKDRLKQERDTLASEKASLEKTAQAAQSSNQILQMDCEKLQLTVASTQRERDHEREEKEAAIQERDRARAETQRIQKQWDQSESRASAQRGELSAVRETHQQGEVERQLLEGERTQLSEALARAESGKAELSLLLNKLQSEDAALRDSLAKMGSMNESLAQDKADLNTYLLQLEEEKAVLQAQKREAEQEKLTIRDELVRLEQDRLELDSARMALHHSLQDMELSRVGMEAELQSLRAERLKLQEKVTQLCGEVTSLGSELSLARGEGQRNEVALEEAGRSRAELARDKAALVVQLTASERENTVLSEELAAFRSERESLETSLFEVQQQLVQVESRREQLEAENQNLRVRSETAAAELRRLRSDGENMLAQAEREKQALTQTLNAAQLEAQQALRKAISEHQEEVERLVSEKEVVRHSLLMEHEGALRKLRQEAEDQLLRAEREREELQDELRSLQHERDQSLLQAETEKQQALSLKEAEKTALSDRVSSLQAELSAAALEVERMSREAAHYKEQEQIRVAALTSELLELRSQLEDAAFVHERELQGLRETCTDLHSRADVALKELDQCRASLSANEESRDQLRRDMLDVERRHNQTQEAAENYRREVTELRRSLGDVTKERDTISQSNSQLRETLRSAETERISVKRQCEEKEQRLAVLEENFSSTQKEVTELRSCLREVERSRLEARRELQELRRQLKVLDGEKEQKGREVAELQTRLSLEEQREEERGKEVFTLKHKLTGAETARDSLKKELSMTQKRLVESESGWRGCERELTAQLQEARGCEKKLQDEAKNLALRAQAAQDSAAQSSLQLSEAQGRLAATEAELTRAEAGRRDLEFRLSSIQSALTRTLGIGAGGRGGRGRSPGGNSTSPGSMSRHHSISPLRSSLSPPKAEFRVSTPDNTLGSGAVSPERGDTPLPLPQPELDPDSLRSDLRDFLQELREAQRERDDARCRLGALQRELEELTGERDSAQSRLSQLQHTLLEYQEGKRGLDERLTTTQILLQQQEEAVRRGDRERRALTDRVKDLERALQASEMDKKHAQDQLNKQRATEMRLEAERRRLREALEAAEARATRVELGRRSLEGELQRLKLSLGDRDTENQTSQERYDSLLKQVAEGEARASLLQREVERLSQALLKAQEGESLLREKTSSLKKSLQEATASHGSTQSRLAALQKTLSVAEQDRSLLQERMDDARASLVEGKRNVATLTERVQSLQSELNESELRREQLEAELNNTQEALRQRLASLTEAQRSAQSAQTERAATEERLRALQRAVAMLETEKKDAERQAVRLEKDKNALRNTLDKVERQKLKTEEGSMRLSAEKGRLDRSLNTAEQELQEAQQQILMLQTQLADMEQSHSLCESLARQRDEAQRESERLRTSFRDVERTLGTRERAHRHRVKGLEEQVSTLKEQLQQEMKRRQPSLPPSLLSTGN, from the exons ATGAGCGCTGCAGAAAACTTAGACACCGACTCCAACAAGCTGGAGTCTGTGATACAG aggctggaggagagtgTTTTGTCTGAGGAGAAGAGGCTGACTGTCCGGGGTCCTTCACCAGATGACCCACCTACATGTCTGCCAGCACGAGTTCGAGAGATTGTCACGAAGAACCTCAGCGACGGCT CCGGAGCCATGTCCTCAGTTATGTCCCTCCAGGAGGAGAACCGAGTGCTGCAGGGAGAGCTGGCGAGGCTGGAGGACCTGCTGGCACACAGCCGAGCGGACCGAGACGAGCTCGCCATCAAGTACGGTGCAATCAGTGAGAGG CTGGAGCAGGCGCTGCGTTTTGAGACGGGAGACGGGGACCATGACTCACCAGAGTCACGCAGCCTGGCTCAGCAGAACGTGGATTTACGGCGGCGGCTGGACGAGGAGCAGGCGGCCTACAAGCGTAAACTCACTGCGTACCAGGAGGGTCAGCAGAGGCAGGCGCAGCTGGTGCAGAAGCTGCAGGCcaag GTACTTCAGTACAAAAAGCGGTGCGGGGATCTCGAGCAGATGCTGcaggagaggtcctcagagctggagaaacacCGGCTGAGT AGCCACAGTGACACATCAAATGGTCGCCATCAAGACGAATCAAGCAGCAACCTGGAGGATGCTTTAATCCGTCTGGAGGAAGAACAGCAGAG GAGCAGCAGTTTGTCCGCGGTGAATGCCATGCTGagagagcagctggagcaggccGGTCTGGCCAATGAGGCTCTCAGCCAGGACATCCGCAGGCTCActgctgattggacaaaagCCCGGGAGGAACTGGAACAAAAGGAGTcagactggaggagagaggaagag TCTTTCCACAGTTACTTTAGCAGTGAGCACAGCCGGCTGCTGATGCTGTGGCGGCAAGTGGTCGGCTTTCGGAGGCACGTCTGTGAAATGAAGAGTGCCACTGAGAG GGACTTGTCGGACATGCGTAACGAGCTGGCTCGGGCGTCCCACTCCGCTCAGGTGTCGTGCTCAGGTCTGTCCGCCACGCTGCATAGCCGGGAGGGAGGAGCAGCTCTGGCCCTGGAGCGGGAGAAGGCCCTGCGGGttcagctggagcagcagctgagagacCGAGTGGCAGAGATGATGAGTCTTCAGACCAGGACAGACGCAGAGAGAAGTGAGCTCAACTTCAG GTTGTCAGACTCGGTGCGAGAGGGCGAGAGACTGAAAGGCCAAattgaagagaaagagagagaaattgtCGTATTGATGAGGAGGCTTGAG GAGCAGAGTGGTAATGATGAGACTGACATGCAGGTGTTGAGAAGTCACACTGAGACACTGTTAGACACCCTGCGAGACATCGCTCAG ACGATGGTGTCAGATGGAGAGTCGTCATCAGAGGCAGACCAGGATAATTCTGGGGCTCCCCTGCTGGCCTTAATCCATAGCTCCTCCCCTCgccgctcctcctctcctcgcaGGTCGACCTCCCCCTCTCGGCCCTCCCCATTGGCTCCTCTCCCTGACTCGGTGCTGTCTGCTCTGCGCTCTGCGGTCACAAACAAGACACTCCAGCTGCAG GATGTTCGAGGGCGTCTGATCTCTGCCCAGTCCTCGATACAACAGTTGCGCAAGCAGCTTTCAGAGACTGATTCGGCTAAAAGAGATGCAGAACAGCGAAACCAAGctctacagagagagagggacgctgctcagagagagagggagaccacacagagagaaaaggaccgtctgaagcaggagagagacacactgGCCAG TGAGAAGGCTAGCTTGGAGAAGACTGCGcaggcagcacagagcagcaacCAGATCCTGCAGATGGACTGCGAGAAGCTTCAGCTGACTGTGGCGTCCACTCAGCGGGAGCGAGATCacgagagggaggagaaggaggccgCCATTCAGGAGAGAGACCGGGCGAGGGCAGAGACTCAGAGGAT ACAAAAGCAATGGGATCAGAGTGAGAGTCGGGCCTCTGCTCAGCGTGGAGAGCTGTCTGCAGTGAGGGAGACCCACCAGCAGGGGGAGGTTGAGaggcagctgctggagggagaGCGAACCCAACTCTCTGAAGCACTGGCTCGG GCTGAGAGCGGTAAAGCAgagctctctctgctgctgaacaaGCTGCAGTCTGAGGATGCAGCTCTCAGGGACTCTCTCGCCAAGATGGGAAGCATGAATGAGAGTCTGGCCCAGGACAAAGCTGACCTTAACACCTACCTTCTCCAG ctggaggaagagaaggccGTCCTGCAGGCACAGAAACGGGAGGCGGAACAGGAGAAGTTGACCATCAGAGATGAGCTGGTCCGGTTGGAGCAGGACCGGCTGGAGCTGGACTCGGCCCGCATGGCGCTGCACCATTCACTGCAGGACATGGAGCTAAGCCGGGTGGGGATGGAGGCAGAGCTCCAGAGTCTCAGGGCTGAGAGACTtaagctgcaggagaaagtcACACAG CTTTGTGGTGAGGTGACCTCTCTGGGATCAGAGCTGAGTCTTGCCAGAGGAGAGGGCCAGAGGAACGAGGTGGCCTTAGAGGAAGCCGGCCGCAGTCGGGCGGAACTGGCCCGTGACAAAGCAGCGCTGGTGGTCCAGCTGACGGCgtctgagagagagaacaccGTGCTGTCTGAGGAACTAGCTGCCTTCAG GTCGGAGCGGGAGTCCCTGGAAACCAGTCTTTTcgaagtgcagcagcagcttgttcagGTGGAGTCCCGTagagagcagctggaggccGAGAATCAAAACCTTCGAGTCCGCAGTGAGACTGCAGCGG CTGAACTCAGGCGTCTACGATCAGATGGGGAGAATATGTTGGCCCAggctgagagggagaaacaggCTCTGACTCAGACTCTAAATGCTGCACAGCTGGAGGCTCAGCAGGCTTTACGCAAGGCCATCTCTGAAcatcaggaggaggtggagagactGGTCTCAGAAAAG GAAGTTGTGCGGCACAGCCTGCTTATGGAGCATGAGGGCGCTCTGAGGAAGCTCAGACAGGAGGCGGAGGATCAGCTcctcagagcagagagagaaagagaggagctgcaggatgaaCTGAGGAGTCTCCAGCATGAAAGAGATCAGagtctgctgcaggctgagacTGAGAAACAACAG gCCCTTTCtctgaaggaggcagagaaaacagcatTGTCTGACAGGGTGTCCTCCCTGCAGGctgagctgtcagctgcagctctggaggTTGAGCGGATGTCGAGAGAAGCAGCCCATTACAAAGAACAGGAGCAG ATCAGAGTTGCGGCTCTGACCAgcgagctgctggagcttcgcTCTCAGCTGGAGGATGCAGCTTTTGTTCATGAAAGGGAACTCCAGGGTCTACGAGAGACTTGTACTGATCTTCATTCACGCGCTGACGTTGCTCTCAAAGAG CTGGACCAGTGCAGAGCGTCTCTCTCAGCTAACGAGGAGAGCCGAGACCAGCTGAGGCGGGACATGTTGGACGTTGAGCGGCGTCACAACCAAActcaggaagcagcagagaactACAGAAGAGAAGTGACAGAGCTGCGACGCAGCCTCGGTGATGTGACCAAGGAGAGGGACACCATCAGCCAGTCAAACAGTCAGCTGAGAGAAACTCTACGAagtgcagaaacagagagaatcAG tgtgaaacgacagtgtgaggagaaggagcagaggctggccgTGCTGGAGGAGAACTTTTCATCGACTCAAAAGGAGGTGACGGAGCTGCGCAGCTGCCTCAGAGAAGTTGAAAGATCACGACTTGAAGCCAGACGAGAACTCCAGGAGCTCCGCAGACAG CTGAAGGTTctggatggagagaaggagcagaaagggagggaggtggcagagctgcagactcGTCTGTCGCTGGAggagcaaagagaggaggagagagggaaagaggttTTCACCCTCAAACACAAGTTAACTGGAGCTGAAACAGCTCGAGACTCCCTCAAGAAagag CTTTCTATGACTCAGAAGCGCCTGGTGGAGTCTGAGTCGGGCTGGCGGGGCTGCGAGAGAGAGCTGACCGCTCAGCTGCAGGAGGCGCGTGGCTGCGAGAAGAAGCTGCAGGATGAAGCCAAGAACCTGGCCCTGCGCGCTCAGGCCGCTCAGGACTCTGCTGCTCAGTCCAGCCTGCAGCTGAGCGAGGCCCAGGGCCGACTGGCCGCTACAGAGGCCGAGCTGACCAGGGCCGAGGCCGGGAGGAGGGACCTGGAGTTTCGCCTGAGCAGCATTCAGTCGGCGCTGACGCGAACTCTGGGCATCGGggcaggaggcagaggaggccgAGGGAGGAGCCCAGGGGGGAACTCCACATCACCAGGCAGTATGTCACGCCACCACAGCATCTCACCCCTGCGCTCCTCGCTGTCGCCCCCTAAAG caGAATTTCGAGTAAGCACCCCTGACAATACTTTAGGCTCAGGGGCCGTGTCTCCTGAGAGAGGGGATACGCCGTTGCCTCTCCCTCAGCCAGAGCTGGACCCCGACTCACTGCGAAGTGATCTGAGAGACTTCCTCCAGGAGCTGCGTGAGGCACAGAGAGAGCGG GATGATGCCAGATGCCGACTGGGGGCCCTACAgcgggagctggaggagctgacgGGGGAACGAGACTCTGCTCAGAGTCGCCTCTCTCAGCTTCAACACACCTTACTGGAATACCAAGAAg GGAAACGTGGACTGGACGAGCGTCTGACCACCACTCAGATTTTGCTCCAGCAACAGGAGGAGGcggtgaggagaggagacagagagaggagggctcTCACCGATAGGGTGAAGGATTTAGAGCGGGCACTGCAGGCCTCTGAGATGGATAAAAAACAcgcacag GACCAGTTAAATAAGCAGCGTGCTACTGAGATGCgtctggaggcagagaggaggcgtCTGCGGGAGGCGCTGGAGGCAGCTGAAGCCCGGGCCACcagggtggagctggggaggCGCAGTCTGGAGGGGGAGCTGCAGAGACTTAAACTGAGTTTGGGAGACCGGGACACGGAGAACCAGACCTCCCAGGAGCGCTATGACTCTCTGCTGAAGCAG GTGGCTGAAGGAGAGGCCCGTGCGTCTCTGCTccagagagaggtggagaggctgAGCCAGGCTCTGCTCAAAGCCCAGGAAGGTGAATCTTTACTCAGGGAGAAGACTTCTTCCCTCAAGAAGAGCCTCCAGGAGGCAACGGCTTCTCATGGCAGCACACAGAGTCGCCTGGCCGCTCTGCAGAAGACTCTGAGTGTGGCCGAACAGGACAGAAGCCTCCTGCAG GAACGAATGGACGATGCCCGGGCGTCATTAGTGGAGGGGAAGAGGAATGTGGCCACCCTGACTGAGCGCGTGCAAAGCCTGCAGAGTGAGCTGAATGAGAGCGAACTGAGACGAGAGCAACTGGAGGCTGAGCTCAACAATACTCAAGAG GCTCTGCGTCAGCGCTTGGCCAGTCTTACAGAAGCTCAGCGCAGCGCCCAGTCAGCTCAGACAGAGCGGGCCGCCACAGAGGAGCGACTGCGTGCGCTGCAACGAGCTGTCGCCATGCTGGAGACTGAGAAAAAAGATGCTGAGAGGCAGGCTGTGAGGCTGGAGAAGGACAAGAATGCACTGAGGAATACACTGGACAAG GTTGAACGTCAGAAGCTGAAGACGGAGGAAGGCAGCATGCGACTGTCTGCAGAGAAAGGCCGCTTGGATCGCTCTCTAAACACGGCTGaacaggagctgcaggaagcACAGCAACAGATACtgatgctgcag ACTCAGCTGGCCGACATGGAGCAGTCACACAGTCTGTGTGAGAGTCTGGCGAGGCAGCGCGACGAGGCCCAGCGGGAGTCAGAGAGACTGAGGACCAGCTTCAGGGACGTAGAGCGAACGCTGGGCACCAGAGAGCGAGCTCACCGGCACAGAGTCAAAGGCCTGGAGGAGCAG GTGTCCACCCTGAAGGAGCAGCTGCAACAAGAGATGAAACGGCGGCAACCATCTCTTCCACCCTCCTTATTGTCGACAGGAAACTGA